Within Azoarcus sp. DD4, the genomic segment CCTCGCTCGGTAGCGATACCACCCGCTTCCTGGAGCGGGCGGCGAAGGTCCAGTGGGGGCTGATGATCTGCGTGTACTGCCTGTCGCACGTGCCGGCGCTGCTGACGCTGGAGATTCCCGGTTTCGCTGGCCGCAACGCGCTGCTGATCGTGTTCCTCATCCTTGTCGTCCAGTCGAGCGACGTCTTCCAGTACGTGTGGGGCAAGCTGTGCGGCCGCCACAAGCTGCCGTCGGCGATCTCGCCATCGAAGACGGTGGAGGGCCTGGTCGGCGGGGTGGCGAGTTCCACCGCCGTGGGTGCGGCGATGTGGTGGATCACGCCGTTCTCGCCGCTGCAGGCGGCGGCGATCGCGCTGGTCATCAGCATGCTCGGCTTCTTCGGCGGCTACGTGCTGTCGGCGATCAAGCGCGACCGCGGCGTGAAGGACTGGGGCAGCCTGATCGAGGGCCACGGCGGGATGCTGGACCGGGTCGATTCGATCAGCTTCTCGGCGCCGATCTTCTTCCATATCGTCCGCTTCTGGTGGGTGCCCTGAACACGGGAATGGGGCGTCCGTTGCAGCCGCGATCTGCGCATCCCTACGCCATCTTGCGTATTCCTGCGTAGGGCCCGACTCCCTAATCTGGCGTTGCAGCGCAGCACTGCGCTTTGACTACCGATTACCTGGGAGACCCACATGCAGACTCGTCGCAGCTTCATCAAGGCCCTCGCGCTTTCCGCCTCCATCGCCGCGATCGGCGCGCCGCTCGGCGCGCACGCCGCCGACACCATCAAGGTCGGCATCCTGCATTCGCTGTCCGGCACGATGGCGATCTCCGAGACTGCCCTGAAGAACGTCGCGCTGATGACCATCGAAGAGATCAACGCCAAGGGCGGCGTGATGGGCAAGAAGCTGGAGCCGGTGGTAGTCGACCCTGCCTCGAACTGGCCGCTGTTCGCCGAGAAGGCCCGCCAGCTGGTGGCGCAGGACAAGGTCGCCGCGGTGTTCGGCTGCTGGACCTCGGTGAGCCGCAAGTCGGTGAACCCGGTGTTCAAGGAACTCAACGGCCTGTTGTTCTATCCGGTGCAGTACGAAGGCGAAGAGCTCGAGAAGAACGTGTTCTACACCGGCGCCGCGCCCAACCAGCAGGCCATTCCGGCGGTGGAATACCTGATGAGCGCCGAAGGCGGCAGCGCCAAGCGCTTCGTGCTGCTGGGCACCGACTACGTGTATCCGCGCACCACCAACAAGATCCTGCGCGCCTTCCTCAAGAGCAAGGGCGTGGCCGATGCGGACATCATGGAGGACTACACCCCCTTCGGCCATTCGGACTACCAGACCATCATCGCCAACATCAAGAAGTTCGCCTCCGAAGGCAAGAAGACGGCGGTGATCTCCACGATCAACGGCGACTCGAACGTGCCGTTCTACAAGGAACTCGGCAACGCCGGCCTGAAGGCGACCGACGTGCCGGTGGTGGCGTTCTCGGTGGGCGAAGAGGAACTGCGCGGCGTCGATACCAAGCCGCTGGTCGGCCACCTCGCCGCCTGGAACTACTTCATGACGGTGAAGAACCCGGAAAACACCGCCTTCATCAAGAAGTACAAGGACTGGGCGAAGAAGAACGGCGTGCCCAACGCCGACACCGTGGTCACCAACGACCCGATGGAAGCCACCTACGTCGGCATCTACATGTGGAAGCAGGCGGTCGAGAAGGCCAAGTCCACCGACACCGACAAGGTCATCGCCGCGCTCGGCGGCCAGACCTTCAAGGCGCCGTCCGGCTTCACCCTGACCATGGACAAGACCAACCACCACCTGCACAAGCCGGTGTTCATCGGCGAAGTGCGCGCCGACGGCCAGTTCGACGTGGTGTGGAAGACCAAGGAGCCGATCCGCGCCCAGCCGTGGAGCCCGTTCATCCCGGGTAACGAGGGCAAGCAGGGGCTTTGAGGGTTGGTTTGTCCCGGCGCGGCTGCGCCGGGATGTCTTTGCCCCCTCCCCTTCAAGGGGAGGGTTGGGGTGGGGATGGGGTTGCCGCGGCGCTGAACCCAACCCCATCCCCCTAACCAGTAGTCTCGGCTGCGTCTCGCCGCTACGCAGGCGTCGAGCTTCGCTCGCCGAAACCCCTGCTCCACCCCCCTTGAAAGGGGAGGGACGAGCTCCGGACGGCTGAGCCTTTGCTTCAACCCCGAATTCCCGATTCGCCCCCGTGGGCGAATGATCCGATGGAGCCTGCCATGAACCGATTGCTGCTGCGGCTCGCGCTGCTCTTCGCCTCGCTCGCCTGCCTTGCCTTGCCGGCCCGCGCCGCGCTCGATCCCGGCTTGGTGGCCGGCTTCGCCGGCGACTTCAACAGCCGCGTCGCCGCCATCGAGGCGCTGGGTGTGGATGGCAGCGCCGAGGCGCGCGCGCTGCTCGATGCGGTGGAGGCCGGCAATGTCGGCGTCGCCGCCGACAAGGTGGTCGTCATCGACGGCGACGCGGTCAAGGACGCCGCCAGCGGCGAAACCCTGCAGGTCGCCGCCGACGAGGTCGAGACCATCACGGTGAACAACCGCATCCGCCGCGCGCTCGCCACCGCGCATGCCGCGCTGGCGCTGGCGTCGGCGGACGCCGCCGAGCGTCTGGCGGCGGCAAACACCTTGACCGAGAACACCTCCGAATCGCTGCTGCCGTTGTTCGAACGCACGCTCGCCGGGGAAAAGGATGAAGCCGTGCGCGGCGTCCTCAGCCGCGCCGTCGCCCGCGTCAACCTCGGCTCCGCCGACGCCGCCAAACGCCTGAAGGCCGCCGAGGCGCTCGGCGCATCCTCCGATCCGGCGGTCAAGAACATGCTCGCCGCGCTGCTGGAAAAGCGCGGCGAGGGCAAGGACGCCAGCTGGGTCGAGCCCGACGCCGAGGTGCGCGCCGCGGCCGAAGCCTCGATCAAGGCGATCGACCGCCGTATCGCTACCGCGCAGGCGGTGGGCACGGTGTTCTCCGGCCTGTCGCTCGGTTCCATCCTGTTGCTGGCCGCGCTCGGCCTCGCGATCACCTACGGCGTGATGGGCATCATCAACATGGCCCACGGCGAGCTGCTGATGGTCGGCGCCTACGCCACCTTCCTGGTGCAGGGCCTGTTCCGCAGCTACCTGCCGGCCTACCTCGACTGGTACGTGGTCGCCGCCATCCCGGTCGCCTTCTTCGCCGCCGCGCTGGTCGGCGTGGCGATGGAGCGGCTGGTGCTGCGCCACCTCTACGGCCGCCCGTTGGAATCGCTGCTCGCCACCTGGGGCCTGTCGCTGGTGCTGATCCAGGCCGCGCGCGTGGTGTTCGGCCCGCAGAACCTCGAACTCGCCAACCCGGGCTGGATGTCGGGCGGCATGGAACTGGCCGCCGGCGTGGTGCTGCCCTGGAACCGCATCGTCATCATCGGTTTCGCCGTGTTCGTGCTGGTGCTGATCTGGCTGATGATGCAGAAGACCCGGCTCGGCATGTTCGTGCGCGCCGTCACCCAGAACCGCCCGATGGCCGGCTGCGTCGGGGTGCCGACGGCGCGGGTCGACACGCTCGCCTTCGCCATCGGTTCCGGCGTCGCCGGGCTGGGCGGGCTGGCGCTGTCGCAGATCGCCAACGTTGGCCCGGCGATGGGCCAGGGTTACATCGTCGATGCCTTCATGGTGGTGGTGCTCGGCGGCGTCGGTCAGTTGGCCGGTGCGGTGTGGGCGGCGCTCGGGCTGGGCATCGTCGCCAAGTTCCTCGAAGGCTGGGCCGGCGCGGTGATCGCCAAGATCCTGGTGCTGGTGTTCATCATCGTCTTCATCCAGAAGCGGCCGCAGGGGATCTTCGCCCTGAAGGGGCGCTTCGCCGACAGCTAGACAGAGCGCCCCACCGCCAAGCGACGGTCGGGGTGTTCGCACAGCGGGCGAGGACTGTCCGAGCCCGAAGGGCGAGTTCCGCAGCTCGCGGAGCGAACACCCCGGCCGGCGCGTATCGCAAGCCGAGAGCAACACAGCACCGACGGTTTGAACAAAGCACTCAAGCAAAAGGAGGCGCTCCCAAATGCGCACCCCATTCACCGTAAGACTGTTCCAGAGCATGCCGAAGACCGGCTGGGTCGCGCTCGCGATCTTCGCCGTCGTCGCCTGCGTCGGCGTGCCCGTCGCCCACCTCGCGCTGCCGGAGGGCCATGCGCTGCACCTGTCCGCCTACACCGTCAGCCTGCTCGGCAAGATCCTGTGCTACATGGTGGTGGCGGTGGCGATGGACCTGATCTGGGGCTACGCCGGCATCCTCAGCCTCGGCCACGGCCTCTTCTTCGCCCTCGGCGGCTACGCCTTCGGCATGTACCTGATGCGCCAGATCGGTCGCGACGGCAGCTACCAGAGCGACCTGCCGGACTTCATGGTCTTCCTCGACTGGAAGGAACTGCCCTGGTACTGGGCGGGCTCCGACTCCTTCCTGTGGGCGATCTTCCTGGCCATGGCGCTGCCGGGGCTGGTGGCCTTCGTGTTCGGCTACTTCGCCTTCCGCTCGCGCATCAAGGGCGTGTATTTCTCCATCATCACCCAGGCGCTGACCTACGCCGCGATGCTGCTGTTCTTCCGCAACGAGACCGGCTTCGGCGGCAACAACGGCTTCACCGACTTCAAGCGCATCCTCGGCCACAGCATCACCTCGCCGGAAATGCGGGCGACGCTGTTCGCGCTCTCCGCGCTGCTGCTGATCGCCTGCCTGGTGCTGGGGCGCTACCTCGTCAGCTCGCGCTTCGGCCGCGTGCTCGCCGCCATCCGCGACGCCGAGAGCCGGGTCATGTTCATCGGCTACAACCCGCTGCACTACAAGCTCTTCATCTGGACGCTGTCGGCGGTGCTGTGCGGTTTGGCCGGTGCGCTCTATGTGCCGCAGGTGGGCATCATCAACCCGTCGGAAATGAGTCCGGCCAATTCCATCGAGATCGCGGTGTGGGTGGCGGTGGGCGGCCGCGGCACCCTGGTGGGCGCGGTGCTGGGCGCCGGCATCGTCAATCTGGCCAAGAGCTTCTTTACCGTCACCGTGCCGGAATACTGGCCCTTCTTCCTCGGCTTCCTCTTCATCGCGGTCACGCTCTACCTGCCGGATGGCGTGGTCGGCCTGTGGCGCAAGCTGCGCGCCCGCAAGGGGCCGGACAGCGCCGCCTCGGCGCCCGCCGCGGTCGCCACGCCGGCGTCAGCCAAGA encodes:
- a CDS encoding phosphatidate cytidylyltransferase; this encodes MSLSDTLFAVFGGVFAVLAVASLIGAVLKFRFAPAGPHAVIDNLNARLKTWWVMIGLIGAAIWVGPLGVILLFGFISFQCLREFVSLTHTRRGDHRALLWSFFFFLPLQYYLIAIGWYGLFSILIPVYAFLLLPISASLGSDTTRFLERAAKVQWGLMICVYCLSHVPALLTLEIPGFAGRNALLIVFLILVVQSSDVFQYVWGKLCGRHKLPSAISPSKTVEGLVGGVASSTAVGAAMWWITPFSPLQAAAIALVISMLGFFGGYVLSAIKRDRGVKDWGSLIEGHGGMLDRVDSISFSAPIFFHIVRFWWVP
- the urtA gene encoding urea ABC transporter substrate-binding protein; amino-acid sequence: MQTRRSFIKALALSASIAAIGAPLGAHAADTIKVGILHSLSGTMAISETALKNVALMTIEEINAKGGVMGKKLEPVVVDPASNWPLFAEKARQLVAQDKVAAVFGCWTSVSRKSVNPVFKELNGLLFYPVQYEGEELEKNVFYTGAAPNQQAIPAVEYLMSAEGGSAKRFVLLGTDYVYPRTTNKILRAFLKSKGVADADIMEDYTPFGHSDYQTIIANIKKFASEGKKTAVISTINGDSNVPFYKELGNAGLKATDVPVVAFSVGEEELRGVDTKPLVGHLAAWNYFMTVKNPENTAFIKKYKDWAKKNGVPNADTVVTNDPMEATYVGIYMWKQAVEKAKSTDTDKVIAALGGQTFKAPSGFTLTMDKTNHHLHKPVFIGEVRADGQFDVVWKTKEPIRAQPWSPFIPGNEGKQGL
- the urtB gene encoding urea ABC transporter permease subunit UrtB, translated to MNRLLLRLALLFASLACLALPARAALDPGLVAGFAGDFNSRVAAIEALGVDGSAEARALLDAVEAGNVGVAADKVVVIDGDAVKDAASGETLQVAADEVETITVNNRIRRALATAHAALALASADAAERLAAANTLTENTSESLLPLFERTLAGEKDEAVRGVLSRAVARVNLGSADAAKRLKAAEALGASSDPAVKNMLAALLEKRGEGKDASWVEPDAEVRAAAEASIKAIDRRIATAQAVGTVFSGLSLGSILLLAALGLAITYGVMGIINMAHGELLMVGAYATFLVQGLFRSYLPAYLDWYVVAAIPVAFFAAALVGVAMERLVLRHLYGRPLESLLATWGLSLVLIQAARVVFGPQNLELANPGWMSGGMELAAGVVLPWNRIVIIGFAVFVLVLIWLMMQKTRLGMFVRAVTQNRPMAGCVGVPTARVDTLAFAIGSGVAGLGGLALSQIANVGPAMGQGYIVDAFMVVVLGGVGQLAGAVWAALGLGIVAKFLEGWAGAVIAKILVLVFIIVFIQKRPQGIFALKGRFADS
- the urtC gene encoding urea ABC transporter permease subunit UrtC, with the protein product MRTPFTVRLFQSMPKTGWVALAIFAVVACVGVPVAHLALPEGHALHLSAYTVSLLGKILCYMVVAVAMDLIWGYAGILSLGHGLFFALGGYAFGMYLMRQIGRDGSYQSDLPDFMVFLDWKELPWYWAGSDSFLWAIFLAMALPGLVAFVFGYFAFRSRIKGVYFSIITQALTYAAMLLFFRNETGFGGNNGFTDFKRILGHSITSPEMRATLFALSALLLIACLVLGRYLVSSRFGRVLAAIRDAESRVMFIGYNPLHYKLFIWTLSAVLCGLAGALYVPQVGIINPSEMSPANSIEIAVWVAVGGRGTLVGAVLGAGIVNLAKSFFTVTVPEYWPFFLGFLFIAVTLYLPDGVVGLWRKLRARKGPDSAASAPAAVATPASAKSEAVSDNTVAKGATA